One segment of Parachlamydia acanthamoebae DNA contains the following:
- the rplO gene encoding 50S ribosomal protein L15, producing the protein MITLGTLKNDLRGRKQVRRVGRGVGSGVGKTCGRGQKGAGARSGYKRRLGYEGGQFRLFAKLPIRGFSNARFRKELDVVNLSQIDQAYEDGEVVNAETLADKGLLSGRTHGVKILGDGELTKKVTFEVHSLSAAARDKLQKAKITFQLSRS; encoded by the coding sequence ATGATTACACTTGGAACATTAAAAAATGATTTGCGCGGAAGAAAACAAGTTCGACGCGTAGGACGAGGAGTTGGTTCCGGTGTAGGTAAAACTTGCGGCCGTGGACAAAAAGGTGCTGGAGCACGTTCAGGCTATAAGCGTCGCTTAGGCTATGAAGGTGGTCAGTTCCGTCTTTTCGCAAAGCTTCCAATTCGTGGATTTTCCAACGCACGCTTTAGAAAAGAATTAGATGTTGTCAATTTAAGCCAAATCGATCAAGCCTATGAAGATGGCGAAGTTGTAAATGCAGAGACACTAGCAGACAAAGGTCTTTTAAGTGGTCGTACTCACGGAGTAAAAATTCTCGGTGATGGCGAATTAACTAAGAAAGTAACTTTTGAAGTGCACAGTTTGTCAGCAGCTGCACGTGATAAACTCCAAAAAGCGAAAATTACGTTTCAACTTTCGAGGTCTTAA
- the secY gene encoding preprotein translocase subunit SecY, which produces MFSEVQRVFQIPELRNKILFTLLMLFVCRIGGFIPVPGINGEIAVSFFRHATGGGQNLFQMVDIFSGGAFSQMTVIALGVVPYISASIILQLLVALWPSLQRELRENGEAAKRKINKMTRILTVVLSVLQSGLFARYALQINMSKPGIVAGELLDIQAFGVPWLFYLITIATMTTGTVFLMWIGEQITDRGIGNGMSLIITLGILSQIPTALGLIFQQLNLNSQEPGQMNLASVLVLVAVFVLVTIATILIIQGHRRIPLQYARRVVGRKEVQGGTSYIPLKVNYAGVIPVIFASSLLLFPATLGAFLGHGNWLGEVASWVSPGSSVYMALFVLLIIFFTYFWTATQFRPDQIASDMKKNGAFVPGVRQGKPTQDYLENTMNKITLLGALFLAGIAILPTLVGRFLGIPQTISYFFGGTALLILVGVVLDTMKQVESHLLMKRYDGFMKRGRIRGR; this is translated from the coding sequence ATGTTTAGTGAAGTGCAACGAGTCTTTCAAATTCCTGAACTGAGAAATAAAATTCTTTTTACCTTGCTCATGCTATTTGTATGCAGGATAGGGGGATTTATTCCTGTTCCAGGAATTAACGGTGAAATAGCTGTCAGTTTTTTTAGACATGCGACAGGAGGAGGCCAAAATCTCTTCCAAATGGTAGATATTTTTTCGGGCGGAGCTTTCTCTCAAATGACTGTTATTGCATTGGGGGTCGTTCCATACATTTCTGCTTCTATTATTTTGCAGCTGCTCGTTGCTCTTTGGCCATCTCTACAGCGTGAATTACGCGAAAATGGGGAAGCGGCAAAGCGAAAAATCAATAAAATGACTCGTATTTTGACGGTTGTACTGTCTGTTTTGCAATCAGGTTTGTTTGCAAGATATGCGCTGCAAATCAATATGTCAAAGCCAGGTATCGTCGCTGGTGAACTCTTGGATATTCAAGCCTTTGGCGTGCCATGGCTTTTTTATCTCATTACCATCGCAACGATGACGACTGGAACGGTCTTTTTAATGTGGATTGGTGAGCAGATTACAGATCGGGGAATTGGAAACGGAATGAGTTTGATTATTACGTTGGGAATTCTCTCTCAAATCCCTACGGCTTTGGGACTCATTTTCCAGCAACTTAATTTGAACTCGCAAGAACCTGGACAAATGAATTTAGCTAGTGTCCTGGTTTTAGTCGCTGTGTTTGTGCTTGTCACAATTGCAACAATTCTCATTATTCAAGGGCATAGGCGAATCCCCTTGCAGTATGCAAGGCGTGTTGTTGGAAGAAAAGAAGTGCAAGGCGGAACCTCGTATATTCCACTTAAAGTGAACTATGCAGGTGTTATTCCGGTTATCTTTGCATCTTCATTGTTATTATTCCCTGCAACGCTTGGTGCTTTCTTGGGTCATGGTAATTGGTTAGGAGAGGTCGCCAGCTGGGTTTCGCCAGGAAGTAGTGTGTATATGGCTTTGTTTGTATTGCTCATTATCTTCTTCACTTATTTCTGGACAGCAACTCAGTTCAGACCCGATCAGATCGCATCTGATATGAAGAAAAATGGGGCTTTTGTTCCAGGTGTTCGTCAAGGAAAACCGACTCAAGACTACCTGGAAAACACGATGAATAAAATTACGTTGCTCGGAGCTCTCTTTTTGGCAGGAATTGCTATTCTTCCAACATTAGTTGGTCGCTTTTTAGGAATTCCACAGACAATTAGTTATTTCTTTGGAGGGACAGCTTTATTAATTCTCGTGGGTGTTGTTTTAGACACAATGAAGCAAGTTGAGTCTCACCTTCTTATGAAGCGTTACGATGGTTTTATGAAGCGTGGACGGATCAGAGGAAGATAA
- the rpsM gene encoding 30S ribosomal protein S13 yields the protein MPRIIGIDIPDNKRLEISLTYIYGLGRRLANEIIAKLGLDPNMRAHKLTEDEIASINALLQSQYVVEGDLKRQVQNNIKRLISIHSYRGQRHRVGLPVRGQRTRTNARTRKGRRKTVANKKK from the coding sequence ATGCCTAGAATTATCGGTATCGATATACCGGATAATAAAAGATTAGAAATTAGTTTGACATATATCTATGGATTAGGTCGTCGTCTAGCTAATGAGATTATTGCAAAGCTGGGTTTAGACCCTAACATGCGTGCCCACAAATTGACAGAAGATGAGATTGCAAGTATCAACGCATTGCTCCAGTCTCAATATGTCGTTGAAGGGGACCTCAAACGTCAAGTTCAAAACAACATTAAACGATTAATTAGCATCCATTCCTATCGTGGACAAAGACATCGTGTTGGACTTCCAGTCCGTGGACAACGTACTCGTACTAATGCTAGAACGAGAAAAGGCCGTCGTAAGACAGTGGCTAATAAGAAAAAATAA
- the rpsK gene encoding 30S ribosomal protein S11 gives MHAHVPSGVAHVKATFNNTIVSITDPNGNVVSWASAGKVNFSGSRKSSAFAATVAAQDAAKLAMSVGMREVEVKLKGPGAGRESAVRGLQGAGLLITSIRDVTPCPHNGCRPPKRRRV, from the coding sequence TTGCACGCACACGTCCCATCAGGCGTCGCACATGTTAAAGCAACTTTTAACAATACGATTGTATCCATCACGGATCCGAATGGAAATGTTGTTTCATGGGCAAGCGCAGGAAAAGTTAATTTCTCCGGTTCACGTAAATCTTCTGCATTCGCTGCAACAGTTGCGGCACAAGACGCAGCAAAATTAGCGATGTCTGTTGGAATGCGCGAAGTAGAAGTTAAGTTAAAAGGGCCAGGTGCAGGACGCGAGTCAGCTGTGCGTGGTTTGCAAGGTGCAGGATTGTTGATTACTTCAATCCGTGATGTAACTCCTTGCCCACATAATGGATGCAGACCTCCTAAAAGACGTCGTGTATAA
- a CDS encoding DNA-directed RNA polymerase subunit alpha — protein MAVKYGKFEIPQQISVDEETLSQTFGRFIAEPFEKGFGHTVGNSLRRMMLSSLEAPAIVSVRIEGISHEYMAIEGIVEDMTNIILNLKGALIRKLPLDDAPNSRDDRIVTSILEITQDDLDKNHGKYHVTLGDVFTEGNYEVVNPQLHLFTVTQPMKRQVDLRVVIGRGYVPSDRLDVHGKTSDEILIDAAFSPVRLVNYAVENTRVGQDTDFDRLLLEITTDGRVTPAEALAFAAQIGVKHMSVFTHINPHLLLFDEGQSRDDADQDAIMAKLALRIDEIELSVRSTNCLSGANIDTIAELVSIPERRMLEFRNFGKKSLNEIKAKLTEMGLHLGMDLSKYGITADNVKEKIAQYHKEAKDKSDVLKSEE, from the coding sequence ATGGCAGTCAAGTATGGTAAGTTTGAAATCCCTCAGCAAATTTCTGTGGATGAGGAAACGCTAAGCCAGACGTTTGGTCGTTTTATTGCAGAACCCTTTGAAAAAGGATTCGGCCACACTGTGGGAAATTCTCTCCGCCGCATGATGCTTTCTTCACTTGAAGCGCCTGCTATTGTTTCTGTACGAATTGAAGGAATTTCTCATGAATACATGGCGATAGAGGGGATCGTTGAGGATATGACAAACATTATCCTTAACTTGAAAGGGGCGTTAATACGCAAGCTTCCATTAGATGATGCACCAAATTCGCGCGATGATCGCATTGTAACTTCTATTTTAGAAATTACACAAGACGATCTCGATAAAAATCATGGGAAATACCATGTAACATTAGGCGATGTCTTTACAGAGGGGAATTATGAAGTTGTGAATCCTCAACTTCACCTATTCACTGTAACACAGCCAATGAAAAGACAAGTTGATTTGCGTGTTGTAATTGGACGTGGATATGTTCCATCTGATCGTTTAGACGTTCATGGAAAAACGTCAGATGAAATTTTGATTGACGCAGCTTTTTCTCCAGTACGATTGGTTAACTATGCTGTAGAAAATACACGTGTCGGACAAGATACTGACTTTGATCGATTGCTTTTAGAAATCACAACCGATGGTCGAGTTACACCAGCAGAAGCTCTTGCATTTGCCGCTCAAATTGGTGTTAAACACATGTCTGTGTTTACACACATCAATCCACACTTGTTGTTGTTTGATGAAGGGCAATCACGTGATGATGCAGATCAAGATGCGATTATGGCAAAACTTGCATTACGTATCGATGAAATTGAATTGTCGGTGCGTTCTACAAATTGCTTAAGTGGAGCCAATATTGATACGATTGCCGAGCTTGTTTCCATACCAGAGCGTCGTATGCTTGAGTTCCGCAACTTTGGTAAGAAATCTTTGAATGAAATCAAAGCAAAATTAACTGAAATGGGACTTCACCTCGGAATGGATTTATCTAAATATGGAATTACTGCGGATAACGTCAAAGAGAAAATCGCCCAGTACCATAAAGAAGCTAAAGACAAATCAGATGTATTAAAAAGTGAAGAATAG
- the rplQ gene encoding 50S ribosomal protein L17 yields the protein MRHKKNTCKLGRTSSHRRAMFANMLKSLIDEERIVTTVAKAKALRSYADQMVTLAKRNTLATRRQAIAELMIRFNPLTDKEERAARNGDTAAYNTDRRVIQKLFGELGPRFTERQGGYTRLIKSKRRVGDNAQTCVIEYLAD from the coding sequence ATGAGACATAAGAAAAATACATGTAAACTTGGCCGAACATCATCTCACCGCAGAGCAATGTTTGCCAATATGTTAAAATCTTTGATTGATGAAGAGCGTATTGTAACAACCGTTGCTAAAGCAAAAGCTTTGCGAAGTTATGCAGATCAAATGGTTACGCTAGCAAAGAGAAATACACTTGCAACTCGTCGTCAAGCAATTGCGGAATTGATGATTCGCTTTAATCCTTTGACAGATAAAGAAGAGAGAGCTGCTCGTAATGGTGATACAGCTGCTTACAATACAGACCGAAGAGTGATCCAAAAGTTATTTGGTGAGCTGGGTCCTCGTTTTACAGAGCGTCAAGGCGGATATACACGTCTTATTAAAAGCAAAAGACGTGTTGGTGACAATGCACAAACTTGTGTAATCGAATATCTTGCTGACTAG
- a CDS encoding methyl-accepting chemotaxis protein yields the protein MTPPLFQLFRKTSIKTKFFIIFALTLLLMSLSLYYIFKVKNFSNQFIKTEIENIQYNREMSNLLQGLYKHQLLIHRIYNGESFLKDSLKTLQDQISQQFERIKVSPHKPKNLFHVLQQRPYNPSENWLLSIGIEEDWKNLLKIPLEQQPLLNSDLYHEQLIKEIHSLVSYANLSQNTSLEIDPKNHYYMRSVMSQLPTIQEQLVKILIYGENAIHAGKLVGTNRLNLLNAIETFRSNLLSSHLYLQNIAVNQTNQSPLNDFYESLRKYLIGSEELLQFAENNIINVNRIAVNPEQFANLGDKTLQKSFQLWNTAAEQIESLLQMHFDHFIKRQNLTILAIILITAFLILVGWITMVQCLDAMHEILEKTYEWIQGESPKEISLDMPEEFAQIGIAFNNLSEKARTQAEKFHTAGIHITTTTNQISAVSKQQEDLLLQQQTASKQITEMIHQLSSNANEFGKMVQDMNNRSEQTAALAHSSHIDLNQMEQTIRELVETTGGIASKLGILNEKAGIITNVITTISKVADQTNLLSLNAAIEAEKAGEHGRSFSVIAREIRRLADQTANATFDIEKMINEMVSAVSAGVMGIDKFSEEIRGSVTQATNLNSQLTKIIENIHQQASAFEKVSRELKNQLNYTNQLQSALHLLGDATQQTSTSLPQFMGFVHNLNQVSAEIKEMMPTNH from the coding sequence ATGACACCCCCACTATTTCAGCTCTTTAGAAAAACAAGCATCAAAACAAAGTTCTTTATTATTTTCGCGCTTACTCTTTTGCTCATGAGTCTTTCTTTATACTATATTTTTAAAGTCAAAAACTTTAGCAATCAATTCATAAAAACTGAAATAGAAAATATCCAATACAATCGAGAAATGTCTAACCTTTTGCAAGGTTTATATAAGCACCAATTATTGATTCACCGTATCTACAATGGGGAATCTTTTTTAAAAGATTCCTTAAAAACACTTCAAGATCAAATTAGCCAACAATTTGAAAGAATTAAGGTATCTCCTCATAAACCGAAAAACCTTTTTCATGTTCTTCAACAACGTCCTTACAACCCATCCGAAAATTGGTTGCTTTCCATTGGGATTGAAGAAGACTGGAAAAACCTTCTTAAAATACCACTTGAACAACAACCTCTTTTGAATAGCGATCTGTACCACGAGCAACTTATCAAAGAAATTCATTCTCTTGTTTCCTATGCAAATCTCTCTCAAAATACAAGCTTGGAAATAGATCCTAAGAATCATTATTATATGCGAAGCGTGATGAGCCAGCTTCCAACGATCCAAGAGCAGCTCGTCAAAATTTTAATCTATGGTGAAAATGCAATTCATGCAGGTAAATTAGTGGGAACAAATCGCCTAAATCTTTTAAATGCGATTGAAACATTTCGATCCAACCTCCTTAGCTCTCATTTGTATCTACAAAATATTGCAGTTAATCAAACAAACCAATCTCCCCTTAATGATTTCTATGAATCTCTGAGAAAATACTTAATTGGATCCGAAGAACTTTTACAATTTGCAGAAAACAATATTATTAACGTCAATCGAATCGCTGTTAATCCCGAACAATTTGCTAATTTGGGAGACAAAACTCTACAAAAAAGCTTTCAGCTATGGAATACTGCCGCCGAACAAATTGAAAGTCTCCTTCAAATGCATTTCGACCATTTTATTAAACGACAGAATCTCACCATTCTTGCCATTATCTTGATTACAGCCTTTTTAATATTGGTCGGATGGATCACCATGGTGCAATGCCTAGATGCCATGCATGAAATTCTTGAAAAAACCTATGAGTGGATTCAAGGAGAATCCCCAAAGGAAATCTCTCTCGATATGCCTGAAGAGTTTGCCCAAATAGGAATTGCTTTTAATAATCTTTCAGAAAAAGCGCGTACACAAGCCGAAAAATTTCACACGGCCGGAATTCATATCACCACCACCACAAATCAAATTTCTGCCGTCTCAAAGCAGCAAGAAGATTTGCTTTTGCAACAACAAACGGCTTCTAAACAAATCACCGAAATGATCCATCAATTATCTTCAAATGCTAATGAATTTGGAAAAATGGTCCAAGATATGAATAATCGAAGTGAGCAGACAGCTGCGTTAGCCCATTCTAGCCATATTGATTTAAATCAAATGGAACAAACCATTCGCGAGCTTGTTGAAACAACTGGAGGGATCGCTTCAAAGCTTGGAATTTTAAACGAAAAAGCAGGCATCATTACAAATGTGATCACCACCATTTCCAAAGTCGCGGATCAGACAAATCTTCTCTCGCTCAATGCGGCGATCGAAGCCGAAAAAGCGGGGGAGCATGGGCGTAGTTTTTCTGTGATTGCAAGAGAAATTAGACGATTGGCTGACCAAACAGCTAATGCAACGTTCGATATTGAAAAAATGATCAATGAAATGGTTTCGGCTGTTTCAGCTGGAGTGATGGGAATCGATAAATTTTCCGAAGAGATTAGAGGGAGTGTCACACAAGCCACAAATCTAAATTCACAGCTAACTAAAATTATTGAGAATATTCACCAACAGGCATCAGCCTTTGAAAAAGTCTCCAGAGAATTAAAAAATCAGCTCAACTACACCAATCAATTACAAAGTGCCCTCCATTTATTGGGAGATGCGACCCAACAGACCAGCACTTCTCTTCCTCAATTCATGGGATTTGTCCACAATTTGAACCAAGTATCAGCTGAAATAAAAGAAATGATGCCAACGAATCACTAA
- a CDS encoding NADP-dependent oxidoreductase — protein MKAIIVERFGGAERLKFGEFPKPQLQEHEILVEIQCTSVNPVDWKIREGLLSKVFPTRFPYIPGWDASGIVVECGAKTKKFKKGDRIFSYCRKSEVHEGTYAEYISIEEKHVALMPSSLSFAEAAAIPLVGLTAWQSLFDIGNLKANQTILIVGGSGGVGSMAIQFAKHAGATVYTTASQVHHAYVKKLGAEKVIDYQKDNVQEKIKEWEPEGVDVILDLVGGHALHECYPLVKKHGRLISIVEKPAVFQHIHTDYAFGTPSGQELQKIATLIDQGKIVPPKISILSLEKAAEAQEEVKAGHTEGKIVLAVKNQP, from the coding sequence ATGAAAGCGATAATCGTTGAGCGATTTGGAGGAGCAGAAAGACTTAAATTTGGAGAATTTCCAAAACCCCAGTTACAAGAACATGAAATTTTGGTGGAAATTCAATGCACGTCCGTTAACCCAGTTGATTGGAAAATCCGAGAGGGCCTGCTCTCCAAAGTCTTTCCAACACGCTTCCCCTACATTCCAGGATGGGATGCATCTGGAATTGTCGTTGAATGTGGAGCTAAAACAAAAAAATTTAAAAAAGGAGACCGTATTTTTTCCTATTGCAGAAAGTCAGAAGTGCACGAAGGAACTTATGCAGAATATATTAGCATTGAAGAAAAACATGTCGCGCTAATGCCAAGCAGTCTTTCATTCGCTGAAGCAGCTGCAATCCCTCTTGTTGGTTTAACCGCCTGGCAAAGCCTTTTTGACATAGGAAACTTAAAGGCCAACCAAACCATCTTGATTGTGGGAGGAAGCGGTGGAGTTGGAAGCATGGCCATCCAATTTGCCAAACACGCTGGAGCAACTGTTTACACAACAGCTAGCCAAGTACATCATGCCTACGTTAAAAAGTTAGGAGCAGAAAAAGTCATTGATTATCAAAAAGATAACGTTCAAGAAAAGATAAAAGAATGGGAACCCGAGGGAGTGGATGTCATTTTAGATCTAGTCGGAGGACATGCCTTACACGAATGCTATCCTCTAGTCAAAAAACATGGCCGCCTCATAAGTATCGTAGAAAAACCTGCAGTCTTTCAACATATCCACACCGATTACGCCTTTGGAACCCCAAGCGGACAGGAGCTTCAAAAGATTGCCACATTGATTGATCAAGGTAAAATTGTCCCTCCCAAAATCAGCATTTTATCCCTAGAAAAAGCCGCAGAGGCTCAAGAGGAAGTCAAAGCAGGGCATACCGAAGGAAAAATTGTTTTAGCCGTTAAGAATCAACCATGA
- a CDS encoding Dps family protein, protein MKTSSVKEQINSGPICKSLAQVLADTYILYLKTQNFHWNVVDPRFYSLHKMLEDQYEELAEAVDEIAERIRMLNGKSPATMKEFLELGSLSEAEGDLSGDEMLQMLIDDHASLIKTIRKKIEESQTLQDEGTADMFIQRLRAHEKNHWMLLSHFEEA, encoded by the coding sequence ATGAAAACATCAAGCGTCAAAGAACAAATCAACTCGGGCCCCATTTGTAAAAGTCTTGCACAAGTACTTGCTGACACCTATATCCTGTATTTGAAAACACAAAACTTTCATTGGAATGTTGTCGATCCACGCTTTTACTCCCTCCATAAGATGCTAGAAGATCAATATGAAGAACTAGCCGAGGCTGTGGATGAAATCGCCGAAAGAATCCGGATGCTCAATGGAAAATCCCCCGCCACGATGAAAGAATTTCTTGAATTAGGCTCCTTATCTGAAGCAGAGGGTGACTTATCTGGTGATGAAATGTTGCAAATGCTCATTGATGATCATGCCTCACTCATCAAAACGATTCGCAAAAAAATTGAAGAATCTCAAACTCTTCAAGACGAAGGAACTGCGGATATGTTCATTCAACGACTACGTGCACACGAAAAAAACCATTGGATGTTGTTAAGTCACTTTGAAGAAGCCTAA
- a CDS encoding thiamine diphosphokinase, with protein MSNAALIANGEIVDLAWTSMQLRRFSFLAAVDGGLNHCLNMQLVPDLLIGDLDSVLPEALQAYASVPICKFPVLKDDTDLALAVQILLQKGFESITVFGGTGNRLDHTLSNIYLMSRYPLHVKMQSKFESAFFLKENERLQTFSGQTISLIPFNGSVQQVSTKGLLWDLHQQTLDFSFLSQSNSCIGSSVEITFVQGSLLCCLQNPG; from the coding sequence ATGTCGAATGCTGCGCTAATTGCAAATGGAGAAATTGTCGATCTAGCATGGACTTCTATGCAATTAAGGCGCTTTTCTTTTTTAGCAGCTGTGGATGGTGGGCTTAATCATTGTCTTAACATGCAGCTTGTACCCGATCTTCTCATTGGGGATCTCGATTCCGTTCTTCCAGAAGCTCTTCAGGCTTATGCTTCCGTACCTATTTGTAAATTCCCGGTCCTTAAAGATGACACTGATCTTGCTCTCGCCGTTCAAATTCTTTTGCAAAAAGGGTTTGAATCGATTACGGTCTTTGGAGGGACTGGGAACCGCTTAGATCACACCTTGAGCAATATCTATTTGATGTCTCGCTATCCTTTGCATGTTAAAATGCAGTCCAAGTTTGAAAGCGCCTTTTTTTTAAAAGAAAATGAACGGTTGCAAACTTTTTCAGGGCAAACGATTTCACTGATTCCTTTTAATGGTTCTGTTCAACAGGTTTCGACTAAAGGATTGTTGTGGGATCTCCATCAGCAAACACTCGATTTTTCTTTTTTAAGCCAGTCAAATAGTTGCATCGGTAGCTCTGTTGAAATTACATTTGTACAGGGAAGCTTACTTTGTTGTTTACAAAATCCGGGCTAA
- the lepA gene encoding translation elongation factor 4, translating into MYTYDRKKIRNFSIIAHIDHGKSTLADRLLELTHTVEARDMQEQLLDDMDLERERGITIKAHPVTMHYLAKDGETYQINLIDTPGHVDFSYEVSRSLAACEGALLVVDAGQGVQAQTLANVHLAIERNLEIVPVINKIDLPTANVEEVRKQIEDVIGIDASEAICCSAKSGIGIDGILEDILQKIPAPQEPQDDVLRALVFDSHYDNYRGVMVYVRIMSGEIKKGSLIKMMANDRTFEVLEVGVFAPNERPVSELRAGEVGYIVANIKKTSDVKVGDTITLQKYPAAEALPGFRHISPVVFAGIYPIDSTDFEALRDALTKLQLNDTALHIEQESSLALGFGFRCGFLGLLHLEIIFERIQREFDLDVISTAPSVIYRFLLSDGQVLQIDNPAHYPDPTFIDTVEEPWVKCHIIIPSDYLGAIMSLGMDKRGNCVKTETLDSKRLLLTYRFPLNEIITDFNDKLKSITRGYGSFDYEFDSYEPSDIIKLEIRVNEEPVDAFSCLVHRTKAESKGRAICEKLVEVIPQQLFKVPIQAAIGGKVVARETIKAMSKNVTAKCYGGDISRKRKLWEKQKKGKKRMKEIGKVNIPQSAFMEVLKAGG; encoded by the coding sequence ATGTATACATATGATCGCAAGAAAATACGAAACTTTTCCATTATTGCCCATATTGATCATGGGAAATCCACTTTGGCGGATCGCCTTTTAGAGCTTACCCACACGGTTGAAGCACGCGATATGCAAGAGCAGTTGCTTGACGATATGGATTTAGAGCGTGAGCGCGGGATTACAATTAAGGCTCATCCAGTCACAATGCATTACCTAGCTAAAGATGGTGAAACCTATCAAATCAATCTGATTGATACTCCTGGACACGTTGATTTTTCTTATGAAGTTTCTCGTTCCTTAGCAGCCTGTGAAGGAGCCCTCTTGGTTGTAGATGCAGGTCAAGGTGTGCAGGCGCAAACTTTAGCGAATGTGCATCTTGCCATTGAACGCAATTTGGAAATTGTTCCGGTTATTAATAAGATTGACTTGCCGACAGCCAATGTGGAAGAAGTGAGAAAGCAGATTGAAGATGTGATTGGGATTGATGCTTCCGAAGCCATTTGCTGTTCTGCTAAATCGGGAATTGGTATTGACGGTATTTTAGAAGACATTTTGCAAAAAATTCCAGCCCCTCAAGAACCTCAAGATGATGTATTACGCGCACTTGTATTTGATTCACACTATGACAACTATCGCGGTGTGATGGTTTATGTGCGCATTATGAGCGGAGAGATCAAAAAAGGCTCACTCATTAAAATGATGGCGAATGATCGCACATTTGAGGTTTTAGAAGTGGGTGTATTTGCTCCTAATGAACGTCCTGTATCGGAGTTGCGTGCCGGTGAGGTGGGTTACATCGTGGCAAATATTAAGAAAACATCAGATGTGAAAGTCGGTGACACGATTACTCTGCAAAAATATCCTGCAGCAGAGGCTCTTCCAGGATTTAGACATATTTCACCAGTGGTTTTTGCCGGTATTTACCCGATTGATTCGACCGATTTTGAAGCCTTACGCGATGCTTTGACCAAGCTTCAGCTCAATGATACAGCTTTGCATATCGAGCAAGAAAGCAGCTTGGCTTTGGGATTTGGATTTCGTTGTGGATTTTTAGGGCTTTTGCACTTAGAAATTATCTTTGAAAGAATCCAACGAGAATTTGATCTCGATGTGATTTCCACAGCTCCTAGCGTGATCTATCGCTTTTTACTTTCTGATGGGCAAGTCTTGCAAATTGATAACCCTGCCCACTATCCCGATCCGACGTTTATTGATACGGTCGAAGAGCCATGGGTCAAGTGCCATATTATTATCCCTTCTGATTATTTAGGTGCGATAATGAGTCTCGGAATGGATAAACGGGGAAATTGTGTTAAAACCGAAACGTTAGATTCTAAACGCTTGCTCTTGACCTACCGCTTTCCCTTAAACGAAATTATTACAGATTTCAATGACAAGTTGAAGTCGATTACCAGAGGCTATGGTTCGTTTGATTATGAATTTGATAGCTACGAGCCAAGCGATATTATTAAGTTAGAGATCCGTGTAAACGAAGAACCTGTTGATGCATTTTCTTGTTTGGTTCACCGCACTAAAGCTGAAAGCAAAGGGCGTGCCATTTGCGAAAAGCTTGTAGAAGTTATTCCTCAACAACTTTTTAAAGTGCCTATTCAAGCCGCGATTGGAGGAAAAGTTGTCGCACGGGAAACAATTAAGGCTATGTCGAAAAACGTGACAGCTAAGTGTTACGGAGGGGATATTTCCCGTAAGCGAAAACTTTGGGAAAAACAAAAGAAAGGAAAAAAACGGATGAAAGAGATTGGGAAAGTGAATATTCCCCAAAGTGCTTTCATGGAAGTTTTAAAAGCAGGTGGATAA